The following are encoded together in the Xanthomonas vesicatoria ATCC 35937 genome:
- a CDS encoding DUF2884 family protein, with translation MTIRYAMTMAAVLALGLFAAAEVAVADDMQCDVSSDYDLTLNPRSLILIRTGESSGAPARLVMRQGALFVDDRWVTLSADDHTRLVQFERQTREVVPLAQEVGREAADIAVTALGEVAAGFSRSPEATRAQLASVREKIDLRLKQSFSKSQLTPVNIDDDIGALVAEVLPQLIGDVVAGAVQSGLTGNAVQLRSLDGLEARIERLVEPQARALRPRAQRLCDRVEALDGLDNALAYRLPSGEPLQLLRVDRRTTK, from the coding sequence ATGACGATCAGATACGCAATGACGATGGCGGCCGTGCTGGCACTGGGCCTTTTCGCTGCAGCGGAGGTGGCCGTTGCCGACGATATGCAGTGCGATGTCAGCAGCGATTACGACCTGACGCTCAACCCGCGCAGCCTGATCCTGATCCGCACGGGTGAATCCTCCGGCGCGCCCGCGCGGCTGGTGATGCGCCAGGGTGCGTTGTTCGTCGACGATCGCTGGGTGACGCTGAGCGCAGACGACCACACCCGGCTGGTCCAGTTCGAACGGCAGACCCGCGAGGTGGTGCCGCTGGCGCAGGAGGTCGGCCGTGAGGCTGCAGACATCGCGGTCACCGCGCTCGGCGAAGTGGCGGCCGGATTCAGCCGCAGCCCCGAGGCGACCCGCGCGCAGCTGGCCAGCGTGCGCGAGAAGATCGATCTGCGTTTGAAGCAGAGCTTCAGCAAAAGCCAGCTGACGCCGGTGAACATCGACGACGACATCGGCGCGCTGGTCGCCGAGGTGCTGCCGCAGTTGATTGGCGATGTGGTTGCCGGTGCGGTGCAGTCCGGGCTCACCGGCAACGCTGTGCAGCTGCGCTCGCTCGATGGCCTGGAAGCGCGCATCGAACGTCTGGTCGAGCCGCAGGCGCGTGCATTGCGCCCGCGTGCGCAGCGCCTGTGCGACCGCGTCGAAGCGCTGGATGGGCTGGACAATGCGCTGGCGTATCGTTTGCCCTCGGGCGAGCCACTGCAACTGTTGCGGGTGGATCGACGCACCACGAAATAA
- a CDS encoding DNA-deoxyinosine glycosylase — MQAEKDIHADAIAVTKKHVRDGLPAHIPNDCRVLVLGSMPGIASLQAGRYYAHPRNRFWSVMHALLDIDAAAPYALRMQALNARGVGVWDVIGQCARRGSLDAAIVADSVVVNPLPAVLERLPQLRMVACNGTAAAQAWRRHIHLLLSPEARGVPLVALPSTSPANAAWSLPRLCDAWQPVRDALD; from the coding sequence ATGCAGGCTGAAAAAGACATTCACGCAGATGCGATTGCCGTGACGAAAAAGCACGTTCGTGACGGCTTGCCAGCGCACATTCCTAACGATTGCCGTGTATTGGTGCTCGGCTCGATGCCCGGAATCGCCTCATTGCAGGCGGGGCGCTACTACGCGCATCCACGCAATCGGTTCTGGTCCGTGATGCATGCCCTTTTAGATATTGATGCCGCCGCACCGTATGCCTTGCGCATGCAGGCGCTGAACGCGCGCGGCGTCGGCGTATGGGATGTGATCGGCCAATGCGCGCGTCGCGGCAGCCTGGATGCTGCCATCGTTGCAGACAGCGTCGTGGTCAATCCGCTGCCTGCCGTGCTGGAACGCTTGCCGCAGCTGCGCATGGTCGCCTGCAATGGCACTGCGGCGGCGCAGGCCTGGCGTCGCCACATCCATCTGCTGCTGTCGCCAGAGGCGCGCGGCGTGCCGTTGGTGGCGTTGCCGTCCACCAGTCCGGCCAACGCCGCCTGGTCGCTGCCGCGGCTATGCGATGCATGGCAACCGGTACGCGATGCGCTGGACTGA
- a CDS encoding OmpW/AlkL family protein, which yields MRAISILSLAAVSALAIAPSAFAQDTTYTGDTSSTSTSADSASGKHWAVVGGVALIKPKNDPAPGLDVDGGPAPTLSASYYINDNWAVELWGAADKFNHRVNADGVGKVGTVEQQPIAISGQYHFGQADNVFRPFVGVGYYESNFSNEKIDAASTTGQHVGLDTAKGVIGTVGVDMNINSTWFARADARYMRSRPELRVGGQGTGSELELDPWTVGFGVGARF from the coding sequence ATGCGTGCCATTTCCATCCTGAGCCTGGCTGCTGTATCCGCACTTGCGATTGCACCGTCCGCGTTCGCGCAGGACACGACCTACACCGGGGACACCTCCTCGACTTCCACCAGCGCCGATAGCGCCTCCGGCAAGCATTGGGCAGTGGTCGGCGGCGTTGCCCTGATCAAGCCGAAGAACGATCCGGCTCCGGGCTTGGACGTCGATGGCGGCCCCGCGCCGACGCTGAGCGCCAGCTACTACATCAACGACAATTGGGCTGTTGAACTGTGGGGCGCTGCCGACAAGTTCAACCACCGCGTCAACGCCGATGGCGTGGGCAAGGTCGGTACCGTCGAGCAGCAGCCGATCGCCATCAGCGGCCAGTACCACTTCGGCCAGGCCGACAATGTGTTCCGTCCGTTCGTGGGCGTGGGCTATTACGAGTCGAACTTCAGCAATGAGAAGATCGATGCGGCATCGACCACCGGTCAGCACGTGGGCCTGGATACCGCCAAGGGCGTGATCGGCACCGTCGGTGTTGACATGAACATCAACTCCACCTGGTTTGCTCGTGCCGACGCCCGTTACATGCGCTCGCGTCCGGAACTGCGTGTGGGCGGCCAGGGTACCGGCAGCGAGCTGGAACTGGATCCGTGGACCGTCGGCTTCGGTGTCGGTGCGCGCTTCTAA
- a CDS encoding MetQ/NlpA family ABC transporter substrate-binding protein: MSTFAFRSLLAAATLALASCGGNAGSGGDTLTVAATAVPHAEILEVVEPLLAKQGVKLDVRVFNDYVQPNDQVVQKQIDVNYFQTEPYLDAYNRDRKSQLVTVVGVHIEPFGAYSRRFKALAALPTGADVVIPNDPSNNSRALILLDKAGVIKLKDPSNALSTQRDIVDNPKQLKFRELDSAMLPRVLDQVDLALINTNYALDAGLNPTRDALAIESKESPYVNFLVARADNKDDPRVQKLAKALTSPEVKAFIEQKYKGAVLPAF, from the coding sequence ATGAGCACATTTGCGTTTCGTTCCCTTCTGGCTGCGGCCACGCTTGCGTTGGCGTCCTGCGGCGGCAATGCCGGCAGCGGTGGCGACACCCTCACCGTGGCCGCCACCGCAGTGCCGCACGCCGAAATCCTGGAAGTGGTCGAACCACTGCTGGCCAAGCAAGGCGTGAAGCTGGACGTGCGCGTGTTCAACGACTACGTGCAGCCCAACGACCAGGTCGTGCAGAAGCAGATCGACGTCAATTATTTTCAGACCGAGCCTTACCTGGACGCTTACAACCGCGACCGCAAGAGCCAGCTGGTGACGGTGGTTGGCGTGCACATCGAGCCGTTCGGCGCGTATTCGCGCCGCTTCAAGGCCCTGGCCGCTCTGCCGACCGGTGCCGACGTGGTGATCCCCAACGACCCGAGCAACAACAGCCGCGCGCTGATCCTGCTCGACAAGGCCGGCGTGATCAAACTCAAGGACCCGAGCAACGCGCTGTCTACCCAGCGCGACATCGTCGACAACCCCAAGCAGCTGAAATTCCGTGAGCTCGATTCGGCGATGCTGCCGCGCGTGCTGGATCAGGTCGACCTGGCATTGATCAACACCAACTACGCGCTCGACGCCGGGCTAAACCCGACACGCGATGCGTTGGCGATCGAAAGCAAGGAGTCGCCATACGTGAACTTCCTGGTGGCACGCGCAGACAACAAGGACGACCCGCGCGTGCAGAAGCTGGCCAAGGCATTGACCAGCCCGGAAGTGAAGGCCTTTATCGAACAGAAGTACAAGGGCGCGGTCCTGCCCGCGTTCTGA
- a CDS encoding methionine ABC transporter permease, giving the protein MNPLSIAAAGGFFRNLDAAKWGDIGQATLDTLLMLAGALPLTLLIGLPLGVALFLCGAPQLRRRPVLYGALALVINLLRSVPFIILMIAMIPLTLMLMGTSLGVRGAILPLVVGAAPFYARLVETALREVDRGIIEASQAMGATTRQLVLWVLLPEARPGLIAGATVTTIALIGFTAMGGAIGSGGLGDVAYREGYMRSHADVALITVIALLVLVQLLQMLGDRLVARYSRR; this is encoded by the coding sequence ATGAACCCGCTATCGATCGCCGCCGCTGGCGGCTTTTTCCGCAATCTCGATGCCGCCAAATGGGGTGACATCGGGCAGGCGACGCTGGACACCTTGCTGATGCTGGCCGGCGCGCTACCGCTGACCTTGCTGATCGGCCTGCCGCTGGGCGTTGCGCTGTTCCTGTGCGGCGCCCCGCAGCTGCGCCGCCGCCCAGTGCTGTATGGCGCGCTGGCGCTGGTGATCAACCTGCTGCGCTCGGTGCCCTTCATCATTCTGATGATCGCGATGATTCCGCTCACGCTGATGCTGATGGGCACCTCGCTCGGCGTGCGCGGCGCGATTCTGCCGCTGGTGGTGGGCGCCGCACCGTTCTATGCGCGCCTGGTGGAAACCGCCTTGCGCGAGGTGGACCGCGGCATTATCGAAGCCAGCCAGGCGATGGGCGCCACCACGCGCCAGCTGGTGCTGTGGGTGCTGTTGCCCGAAGCGCGCCCCGGCCTGATCGCCGGCGCCACCGTCACCACCATCGCGCTGATCGGGTTCACCGCCATGGGCGGTGCAATCGGCTCCGGCGGCCTGGGTGATGTGGCCTACCGCGAGGGCTATATGCGCTCGCATGCCGACGTCGCCTTGATCACCGTCATTGCCTTGCTGGTGCTGGTGCAACTGTTGCAGATGCTGGGCGACCGTCTGGTGGCACGCTACAGCCGCCGCTGA
- a CDS encoding methionine ABC transporter ATP-binding protein, translating to MIQFQGLHKSYSVDGRQIVALHPLDLRIGPGEVFGIIGHSGAGKSTLIRLINRLEEPSGGRLLIGEEDVTALDSQGLRGLRRRIGMIFQHFNLLSSRTVAGNVAFPLELAGTARAEIDARVAELLARVGLQEHANKYPAQLSGGQKQRVGIARALATRPQILLCDEATSALDPQTTASVLQLLAQINRELGLTIVLITHEMDVIRRVCDRVAVLDAGKLVETGPVTEVFLHPKHATTRRFVSEAEHVDEAELHRDFAAVGGHIVRLTFLGNGTYEPVLGRIARDTGVDYNILSGRVDRIKDTPYGQLIVALTGGDQNAARAGFVAAGVHVEDLRV from the coding sequence GTGATCCAGTTTCAGGGCCTCCACAAGTCTTACTCCGTCGACGGTCGCCAGATCGTGGCACTGCACCCGCTCGATCTGCGGATCGGCCCCGGTGAGGTGTTCGGCATCATCGGTCATTCCGGTGCCGGCAAATCCACGCTGATCCGGCTGATCAATCGGCTGGAAGAGCCTAGCGGCGGACGCCTGCTGATCGGCGAGGAAGACGTCACCGCGCTGGATAGCCAGGGCCTGCGTGGCCTGCGCCGGCGCATCGGCATGATCTTCCAGCACTTCAACTTGCTGTCCTCGCGCACCGTGGCCGGCAATGTGGCCTTTCCGTTGGAACTGGCCGGCACCGCGCGCGCCGAGATCGATGCGCGGGTGGCCGAGCTGCTGGCCCGGGTCGGCCTGCAAGAGCACGCCAACAAGTATCCGGCGCAACTGTCCGGCGGCCAAAAACAGCGGGTGGGCATCGCGCGCGCGCTGGCCACCCGGCCGCAGATCCTGCTGTGCGACGAGGCCACCAGCGCGCTGGACCCGCAGACCACCGCCTCGGTGCTGCAGCTGCTGGCGCAGATCAACCGCGAGCTGGGCCTGACCATCGTGCTGATCACCCACGAGATGGACGTGATCCGCCGCGTCTGCGACCGCGTGGCGGTGCTGGACGCCGGCAAGCTGGTGGAAACCGGCCCGGTCACCGAGGTCTTTCTGCATCCCAAACATGCCACCACGCGGCGCTTCGTGTCGGAGGCCGAACACGTGGACGAGGCCGAGCTGCACCGCGATTTTGCCGCCGTCGGTGGGCACATCGTGCGGCTGACCTTCCTGGGTAACGGTACCTATGAGCCGGTGCTTGGCCGCATCGCCCGCGATACCGGGGTCGACTACAACATCCTGTCCGGGCGCGTGGACCGCATCAAGGACACGCCTTACGGCCAGCTCATCGTCGCCCTGACCGGTGGCGACCAGAACGCAGCGCGCGCAGGCTTCGTCGCCGCCGGCGTGCACGTGGAGGACCTGCGCGTATGA
- a CDS encoding DMT family transporter, with amino-acid sequence MPSTRSPLPAIAWMVAAVACFSLMDAAMKLLSAHYPPLQVTLLRGAASLPFVLVWVFATAGPRAIVPVRWGLHLLRGALGMAMIGCFVYGLKRMPLSTAYTLYFVAPLLVAALSVPLLGEHVGPRRWTAIAIGLVGVIVVLRPGVGGLVSLPGLMVLLAATAYAIAAVTVSLLTRTDTPQSMVVWFLLFMAIGAGLLAIPGWVPLQASHGLLIAGMGLAGALGQVALTQAFMRGEASMIAPLEYTGLVWVIGWDWLLWQTLPDGWTWTGAGIIVASGLYLLRRERIRKSDRPLPLERP; translated from the coding sequence ATGCCCAGCACCCGCTCTCCGCTTCCCGCCATCGCCTGGATGGTCGCCGCCGTCGCCTGCTTTTCGCTGATGGATGCAGCGATGAAGCTGCTGTCGGCGCATTACCCGCCGTTGCAGGTCACCCTGTTGCGTGGCGCCGCGTCGCTGCCGTTCGTGCTGGTGTGGGTCTTCGCCACCGCCGGGCCGCGCGCCATTGTGCCGGTGCGCTGGGGCCTGCATCTGCTGCGCGGTGCATTGGGCATGGCGATGATCGGCTGCTTCGTCTACGGCCTCAAGCGCATGCCGCTGTCCACCGCCTATACCCTCTATTTCGTGGCGCCGTTACTGGTGGCTGCCTTGTCGGTGCCGCTGCTGGGCGAGCACGTGGGGCCGCGGCGCTGGACGGCGATTGCCATCGGCCTGGTCGGAGTCATTGTGGTGCTGCGACCGGGCGTGGGCGGGTTGGTCTCGCTGCCTGGTCTGATGGTGCTGCTGGCGGCCACGGCCTATGCCATCGCCGCGGTCACGGTGAGCCTGCTGACCCGCACCGACACCCCGCAGTCCATGGTGGTGTGGTTCCTGCTGTTCATGGCGATCGGCGCCGGGTTGCTGGCCATCCCTGGCTGGGTGCCGTTGCAGGCCAGCCACGGCTTGCTGATCGCCGGGATGGGACTGGCCGGCGCGTTGGGGCAGGTCGCGCTGACCCAGGCCTTCATGCGGGGCGAAGCGTCGATGATTGCCCCGCTCGAGTACACCGGCCTGGTCTGGGTGATCGGTTGGGACTGGCTGCTGTGGCAGACCCTGCCCGACGGCTGGACCTGGACCGGGGCTGGCATCATCGTCGCCAGCGGCCTGTATTTGTTGCGCCGGGAGCGGATACGCAAGTCAGATCGCCCGTTGCCGCTGGAGCGGCCGTGA
- a CDS encoding YajQ family cyclic di-GMP-binding protein, translating to MPSFDVVSEVDKHELTNAVDQANRELDTRFDFKGVEAKFELEDGKVINQSAPSDFQLKQMTDILRARLLARSIDVRCLDFGDVETNLAGTRQKVTVKQGLEQKQAKQLVAKLKEAKIKVEAQINGDKLRVTGKKRDDLQDAIALLKKADFEQPLQFDNFRD from the coding sequence ATGCCTTCCTTCGACGTGGTGTCCGAAGTCGATAAGCACGAACTGACCAATGCGGTGGACCAAGCCAACCGTGAACTGGACACACGTTTTGACTTCAAGGGTGTGGAAGCCAAGTTCGAACTGGAAGACGGCAAGGTGATCAACCAGTCCGCGCCCAGCGACTTCCAGCTTAAGCAGATGACCGACATCCTGCGGGCCCGCCTGCTGGCGCGCAGTATCGACGTGCGCTGCCTGGACTTTGGCGACGTGGAAACCAATCTGGCCGGCACGCGGCAGAAGGTCACCGTCAAACAGGGCCTTGAGCAGAAGCAGGCCAAGCAGCTGGTCGCCAAGCTCAAGGAAGCCAAGATCAAGGTCGAAGCCCAGATCAACGGCGACAAGCTGCGCGTCACCGGCAAGAAGCGCGACGACCTGCAGGATGCGATCGCGCTGCTGAAAAAGGCCGATTTCGAGCAGCCGCTGCAGTTCGACAACTTCCGCGACTGA
- a CDS encoding ATP-binding response regulator has translation MRSTPDRAAPGLILAARQLRNDRLVRLFESFLEYRACVGRVIVQTMVTLWCLGWLYGPQPVLVKDAHNVFPTAVTLWVISVAWMVLVRRRIIPASDWLDAMGFAMNLVFIGIQTTLAFILLMSLNAFLPFITIAAVARYGQRATLPVLLSTFVLMLLTAPSGYWLSRPAYFVYAVALSMVLPLLVARIVLAMQEVALQALASRDAQSRFISTMNHELRTPLNAVINCAQLIETDSMPSEQRDLIQAVTVNATALRHRVNEVLDVASIDGGRLQLQSKSLSMLDVLTTVKAVCATAASTKGVSLSMRMEAPNTPYVLGDEGRIEQVISNLVINAIKFTPAGGAVDLLIEATQTQQHWSIAATVTDTGIGVPDDKKAYIFTPFSQLSTGFSRAEGGVGLGLYIALSVSDAMRGSLTVSDNPAGGSIFRWIFELPVAAADGTRTLGLRDALAHHAQTVPPLHCLVFEDMDTNRLVIGNLLTRAGHRVSFHVDGTDAVQRIAQAAPDLVFLDLHMPGTAGWDALGQAREAIAALPPIIVLTADTRTDSMRDAAAAGVAGYLSKPINAHELLALLAHHAHRRPR, from the coding sequence ATGCGTAGCACTCCCGACCGCGCAGCGCCCGGCCTGATCCTGGCGGCCAGGCAGTTGCGTAACGACAGACTCGTGCGGCTGTTCGAGTCGTTCCTGGAATACCGCGCCTGCGTTGGCCGCGTGATCGTGCAAACCATGGTGACCCTGTGGTGCCTGGGGTGGCTGTATGGCCCGCAGCCGGTGCTGGTCAAGGATGCGCATAACGTGTTCCCCACCGCGGTGACCTTGTGGGTGATCTCGGTCGCGTGGATGGTGCTGGTGCGGCGCCGGATCATCCCAGCCAGCGACTGGCTGGATGCGATGGGCTTTGCGATGAACCTGGTGTTCATCGGCATCCAGACCACGCTGGCCTTCATCCTGTTGATGTCGTTGAACGCGTTTCTGCCGTTCATCACCATCGCTGCGGTAGCCCGCTATGGGCAACGCGCCACCTTGCCGGTGCTGCTCAGCACCTTCGTGCTGATGCTGCTGACCGCGCCCAGCGGCTATTGGCTGTCGCGGCCAGCGTATTTTGTCTATGCGGTGGCGCTCAGCATGGTATTGCCGCTGCTGGTGGCGCGTATCGTGCTGGCGATGCAGGAAGTGGCGCTGCAGGCGCTGGCCTCGCGCGATGCGCAAAGCCGCTTCATCAGCACCATGAACCATGAACTGCGCACGCCGTTGAATGCAGTGATCAATTGCGCGCAGCTGATCGAGACCGACAGCATGCCGTCCGAGCAGCGCGACCTGATACAGGCCGTGACCGTCAACGCGACGGCGCTGCGCCATCGCGTTAATGAAGTACTGGACGTGGCCAGCATCGACGGCGGACGACTGCAGCTGCAGAGTAAGTCACTGAGCATGCTGGACGTGCTGACCACCGTCAAAGCAGTGTGCGCGACGGCCGCCTCCACCAAGGGCGTGTCACTGAGCATGCGCATGGAGGCACCGAACACTCCGTACGTACTGGGCGACGAGGGCCGCATCGAGCAGGTGATCAGCAACCTGGTCATCAATGCGATCAAGTTCACTCCGGCCGGTGGCGCGGTCGATCTGCTGATCGAAGCCACCCAGACCCAGCAGCACTGGTCCATCGCCGCGACAGTCACCGACACCGGCATTGGCGTGCCCGATGACAAGAAGGCCTACATCTTTACCCCGTTCAGCCAGCTCAGCACGGGATTCAGCCGCGCCGAGGGCGGGGTCGGCCTGGGGCTGTATATCGCCTTGTCGGTGTCCGATGCGATGCGCGGCAGCCTGACGGTAAGCGACAACCCTGCCGGGGGCAGCATCTTCCGCTGGATCTTCGAGCTACCGGTGGCTGCGGCCGACGGCACCCGCACATTGGGCCTGCGCGATGCGCTGGCCCACCACGCGCAGACAGTGCCGCCGCTGCATTGCCTGGTTTTCGAGGACATGGACACCAATCGCCTGGTGATCGGCAACCTGCTGACGCGCGCCGGTCACCGGGTGAGTTTTCATGTCGATGGCACCGATGCGGTGCAGCGCATTGCCCAGGCAGCGCCGGACCTGGTGTTTCTCGATCTGCATATGCCCGGCACCGCGGGCTGGGATGCATTGGGCCAGGCGCGCGAGGCGATTGCCGCGCTACCGCCGATCATCGTGCTGACCGCCGACACCCGCACCGATTCGATGCGCGACGCGGCCGCCGCCGGCGTGGCCGGTTACCTGTCCAAACCGATCAACGCGCACGAATTGCTCGCACTGCTCGCCCACCATGCACACCGACGACCGCGCTGA
- a CDS encoding alpha/beta hydrolase gives MHTDDRAELKPGNAARLHWRSATRTRTPVALLFLHGFSASPGEAGALPEQMADALGANGYVHRWPGHGRSAPDAMRGLTTAALHNSALEALAQARCMGERVAIVGSSMGGTLALWLAAQHPEQVAAVVAWSPGIQPVNVGLLDRLCDADAPIADPYPRSAAELAHWSDSIHPDGFRALRGVFESLAAAPPWPQVRCPVLLGYYRAPNGDEDQIASVPAMLAMFEALGTPAPLKQAIAFDSGAHAIGSPHKTPLAEQVAQVSVEFLRAHVGTHVGDAPRSDQNAPR, from the coding sequence ATGCACACCGACGACCGCGCTGAGTTGAAGCCCGGCAATGCGGCGCGCCTGCATTGGCGCAGCGCTACCCGGACGCGCACCCCGGTGGCGCTGCTGTTCCTGCATGGATTTTCTGCAAGCCCGGGCGAGGCCGGCGCGCTGCCCGAACAGATGGCCGATGCGCTGGGTGCCAACGGCTACGTGCACCGCTGGCCAGGCCATGGACGCAGCGCGCCTGACGCGATGCGGGGGCTGACGACGGCGGCGTTGCACAACTCTGCGCTGGAGGCGCTGGCGCAAGCGCGATGCATGGGCGAACGCGTGGCGATTGTTGGCTCTTCAATGGGCGGCACGCTGGCGCTCTGGCTTGCGGCTCAACATCCCGAACAGGTTGCGGCGGTGGTGGCGTGGTCGCCCGGTATCCAGCCGGTCAATGTCGGGTTGCTCGATCGGCTCTGCGACGCAGATGCACCGATCGCCGACCCGTACCCGCGCAGCGCGGCGGAACTGGCGCATTGGTCGGACAGCATCCACCCGGACGGGTTTCGCGCATTGCGCGGCGTGTTCGAATCACTGGCCGCCGCGCCGCCGTGGCCGCAGGTTCGCTGCCCGGTACTGCTGGGCTACTACCGCGCGCCCAATGGCGACGAAGATCAGATTGCCTCGGTGCCGGCGATGCTGGCCATGTTCGAAGCACTGGGCACGCCTGCACCGCTCAAGCAGGCGATTGCCTTCGACAGCGGTGCGCATGCCATCGGTTCCCCGCACAAGACGCCGCTGGCCGAGCAGGTTGCACAGGTGTCGGTGGAGTTTTTGCGTGCGCATGTCGGGACGCACGTTGGCGATGCACCGCGCAGCGACCAGAACGCCCCACGCTGA
- a CDS encoding DUF1415 domain-containing protein — MTTTSATPDPLTATRTWIERAVIGLNLCPFAKAVYVKDQVRLVLSDASTPEALLEQLAEELVLLRDTPAEQIDTTLIVHPDVLTDFLDYNDFLDNADAAVDALDLQGILQVASFHPDYQFAGAAPDDVANFTNRSPFPTLHLLREDSVERAVAAFPDPDVIVERNIQTLERLGHAGWDRVLNGAEH, encoded by the coding sequence ATGACCACCACCTCTGCCACGCCCGATCCGTTGACCGCGACCCGCACCTGGATCGAGCGTGCGGTGATCGGGCTGAACCTGTGCCCGTTCGCCAAGGCGGTGTACGTCAAGGATCAGGTGCGGCTGGTGCTCAGCGATGCCAGCACGCCCGAGGCGCTGCTGGAACAACTGGCCGAAGAACTGGTGCTGCTGCGCGACACGCCGGCCGAGCAGATCGACACCACGCTGATCGTACATCCGGACGTGCTCACCGACTTTCTGGATTACAACGACTTTCTCGACAACGCCGACGCAGCGGTGGATGCGCTGGACCTGCAAGGCATCCTGCAGGTGGCAAGCTTTCACCCCGATTATCAATTTGCAGGCGCCGCGCCAGACGATGTGGCCAACTTCACCAACCGCTCGCCGTTCCCGACGCTGCATCTGCTGCGCGAGGACAGCGTGGAGCGTGCGGTGGCGGCGTTTCCGGATCCGGACGTGATTGTCGAGCGCAATATCCAGACGCTGGAACGGCTGGGCCATGCGGGCTGGGACCGCGTGTTGAACGGCGCCGAGCACTGA
- a CDS encoding SDR family oxidoreductase, whose amino-acid sequence MALIPAVSAWNPSPLQDRVVVITGGAQGIGRGIAQAVLGAGGSVVIGDLDADAGKACLQEWALPRRSAFVRCDAARETQAARLIATARKRFGRLDGLVNNAGVPDPHVAPLPQLEWDDWNRRLASLHGAFLCSKHALPALTQANGGGAIVNIASTRAWQSEPHSEAYAAAKGGLVAFTHALALSEGPQVRVNSISPGWISTDAWRAPQRRRAPKLSRRDHAQHPAGRVGTPEDIAQLAVYLLSPQLSGFVTGQDFVVDGGMSRKMQYV is encoded by the coding sequence ATGGCTCTGATTCCCGCTGTTTCCGCATGGAACCCGTCACCGCTGCAGGACCGCGTGGTGGTGATCACCGGTGGCGCGCAAGGCATCGGGCGCGGCATTGCGCAGGCCGTGCTCGGTGCCGGTGGCAGCGTGGTGATCGGCGATCTGGATGCCGACGCCGGGAAGGCCTGTCTGCAGGAATGGGCGCTGCCGCGACGCAGCGCATTCGTGCGTTGCGATGCCGCGCGCGAGACGCAGGCCGCGCGCTTGATCGCCACTGCGCGCAAGCGCTTCGGCAGGCTCGATGGCTTAGTCAATAACGCCGGTGTCCCGGACCCGCACGTTGCGCCGTTACCACAGCTGGAGTGGGATGACTGGAACCGGCGTCTGGCAAGTCTGCATGGCGCGTTTTTATGCAGCAAACATGCCCTGCCTGCACTGACGCAGGCGAATGGCGGTGGTGCGATCGTCAACATCGCCTCCACCCGCGCCTGGCAATCGGAGCCGCATAGCGAAGCCTATGCCGCGGCCAAGGGCGGCCTGGTTGCGTTCACTCATGCATTGGCGTTGAGCGAGGGCCCGCAGGTGCGCGTCAACAGCATCAGCCCGGGGTGGATCAGTACCGATGCCTGGCGTGCGCCGCAACGTCGTCGTGCGCCCAAACTATCGCGACGCGACCATGCGCAGCACCCGGCCGGACGTGTGGGCACGCCGGAAGACATCGCGCAGTTGGCGGTGTATCTGCTGTCGCCGCAGCTGTCCGGATTCGTCACCGGCCAGGACTTCGTCGTCGACGGCGGCATGTCGCGCAAGATGCAGTACGTGTGA
- a CDS encoding HAD family hydrolase, translating to MTAFTPLTFRPRAVIFDMDGLMLDSERAITACLAQAADEQGLTIEPAFWLQMVGTGDVACRLLLGERVGDAAADRMLARAQLLYDAVAERGIPHRPGIIALLEYLVAIGMPRAVATSTQRPLALRKLQAADLLWRFDAVCTASDVRHPKPAPDIYLLAAQSLGVDPAHCLVLEDSPTGVRAALAAGMTPIQIPDLLEPDANVRALGHRIMPSLSDAQRLLEAQLSG from the coding sequence ATGACGGCTTTTACGCCGCTGACGTTTCGCCCGCGGGCGGTGATCTTCGATATGGATGGCCTGATGCTCGACAGCGAGCGCGCCATCACCGCCTGCCTGGCACAGGCCGCAGACGAGCAGGGGCTGACAATCGAGCCGGCGTTCTGGTTGCAGATGGTGGGTACCGGCGATGTAGCGTGCCGCCTCCTGCTTGGCGAACGCGTCGGCGACGCCGCTGCCGACCGCATGCTGGCGCGCGCGCAGCTGCTCTATGACGCCGTTGCCGAACGCGGTATTCCGCACCGGCCCGGCATCATTGCGTTGCTGGAGTATCTGGTGGCGATCGGCATGCCGCGTGCGGTGGCCACCTCTACGCAGCGACCGCTGGCGTTGCGTAAGCTGCAAGCGGCTGATCTGCTGTGGCGCTTCGATGCGGTGTGCACGGCCAGCGATGTGCGGCATCCCAAACCGGCGCCGGATATCTACCTGCTGGCAGCGCAGTCGCTGGGCGTGGACCCTGCGCACTGCCTGGTGCTGGAAGACTCGCCTACCGGCGTGCGCGCGGCATTGGCGGCAGGCATGACTCCGATCCAGATCCCGGACCTGCTCGAACCCGATGCAAACGTGCGCGCGCTGGGCCATCGCATCATGCCGTCGCTGAGCGATGCGCAGCGCCTGCTGGAGGCGCAGCTGTCGGGCTGA